Proteins encoded by one window of uncultured Draconibacterium sp.:
- a CDS encoding T9SS type A sorting domain-containing protein — MRLYIPVFILLICICNTVSAQLSEGGFPLQVISQKSARQLVVKMPALNQSVVDAAIEENRAAENKLKALTFAHAFNVDFSPANSGVWYSTNAGYNVWKITLASENAYSLNLIFDNFELNEKGRLFLYNEKTNNYLGAFTSNNNSLSRKFAVSPVAGDEITVQYEVPESEGTPDDFTISRVNHDFMGILKFDRRPINGEAAGYCNIDVNCEIGDKWNQLKDAVCRLIVDGREVCTGTLVNNTAEDETPYVLSASHCYDAWDLAETTVYTFNYESPYCAPLDGDPIHSLSGAIMKAHFDSLDLALVELNDIPPPDFRPYYAGWDRSSGLPDSSVSIHHPMGDVKKISFDYDSPEYATFRSTSIKNPTNGSLKVLYWDEGVTEVGSSGGALFNMDNQLIGTLSGGAAVCGSPLNDYYARFSMQWDYNPDSTKQLKYWLDPMGTASLSIDGKEFNTNEDLCNAFTHLNDADEHGNIAITVAGETLGYWGGTNSVGIDEIVERFAINGDEILDGVSFGVGKLVTGNNNSRITVKVYNGNSSPEELIYSKTVTIDNWAEDAMNFVGFDQMVQPADTFFVGFELSDIQTADTLAIYQSLREDAGSENHCYLLQDGNWQSFSALNPQNYAMVNVMELVACNYRLTTDTPIVDQPENVLIYPNPTAKALTIESDKEIDPRSIVVYNLIGQQMQTTVSHSDTYHAKISLLGKTPGVYFVRFSYGDSFVTRKISFVPW; from the coding sequence ATGCGTTTGTATATTCCGGTATTTATCCTGCTAATATGTATCTGTAATACAGTTAGCGCTCAGCTTTCAGAAGGCGGATTTCCACTACAGGTTATCAGTCAAAAAAGTGCCAGGCAACTTGTTGTTAAAATGCCTGCACTGAATCAAAGTGTGGTTGATGCTGCCATTGAAGAAAACCGTGCTGCTGAAAATAAACTCAAAGCTTTAACTTTTGCACATGCTTTTAATGTTGATTTTAGCCCTGCAAATTCGGGCGTTTGGTATTCAACAAACGCAGGGTACAATGTTTGGAAAATTACGCTTGCTTCAGAAAATGCCTATTCACTCAATCTAATATTCGATAACTTTGAATTAAATGAAAAAGGGCGTCTGTTTCTTTACAATGAAAAAACGAATAACTACCTGGGAGCTTTTACTTCAAACAACAATAGCTTATCGCGGAAATTCGCAGTGTCGCCGGTTGCCGGAGATGAAATTACAGTTCAGTATGAAGTACCTGAATCTGAGGGAACTCCCGATGATTTTACCATTTCACGGGTGAATCATGATTTTATGGGGATATTAAAGTTTGACAGGAGACCAATAAACGGAGAGGCAGCCGGATACTGTAATATTGATGTAAATTGTGAAATTGGAGATAAATGGAACCAGTTAAAAGATGCAGTTTGCCGTTTGATTGTTGATGGAAGGGAAGTATGTACAGGAACACTGGTAAATAACACTGCCGAGGATGAAACACCTTATGTGCTATCTGCCTCGCATTGTTACGATGCCTGGGACCTGGCAGAAACAACAGTTTATACATTTAATTACGAAAGTCCGTATTGTGCTCCGTTAGATGGCGATCCTATTCATTCGTTGTCGGGAGCAATAATGAAAGCACATTTTGATAGTCTTGATTTGGCATTAGTGGAATTGAATGATATTCCGCCACCTGATTTCAGACCATATTATGCCGGCTGGGACAGGTCTTCCGGTTTACCCGACTCATCTGTTAGCATTCATCATCCAATGGGCGATGTAAAAAAGATATCGTTCGATTATGATTCGCCAGAATATGCAACTTTTAGATCAACAAGTATTAAAAATCCTACGAACGGTTCTTTAAAGGTTTTATATTGGGATGAAGGTGTGACCGAAGTTGGTTCGTCGGGAGGCGCGTTGTTTAATATGGATAATCAACTTATCGGTACTTTATCAGGTGGTGCAGCAGTTTGTGGAAGTCCGCTTAACGATTATTACGCACGTTTTTCCATGCAATGGGATTACAATCCAGATTCAACAAAACAATTGAAATACTGGCTGGATCCAATGGGAACTGCTTCATTGTCGATAGACGGGAAAGAGTTTAATACCAATGAAGATTTATGTAATGCTTTTACACATTTGAATGATGCAGATGAACACGGAAATATTGCAATTACTGTTGCGGGCGAGACATTAGGTTATTGGGGCGGAACAAATTCGGTTGGCATTGACGAAATTGTTGAACGATTTGCTATTAACGGTGATGAAATTTTGGATGGAGTTTCGTTTGGTGTTGGCAAACTCGTAACCGGTAATAATAATAGCCGAATAACGGTTAAAGTATATAACGGGAACAGTTCTCCGGAAGAGTTAATATACAGTAAAACAGTTACTATTGATAATTGGGCGGAAGATGCCATGAATTTTGTAGGATTTGACCAGATGGTACAACCAGCTGACACTTTTTTTGTGGGATTTGAACTGAGCGATATTCAGACAGCAGACACTTTGGCTATTTATCAATCGCTTCGTGAAGATGCAGGGAGTGAAAATCATTGCTACCTTTTACAAGACGGTAACTGGCAAAGTTTTAGTGCATTGAACCCGCAGAACTACGCCATGGTTAATGTAATGGAACTGGTTGCTTGTAATTATCGGTTAACAACCGATACTCCGATTGTCGATCAGCCCGAAAATGTGTTGATATATCCAAATCCAACAGCTAAAGCATTAACGATTGAATCGGATAAAGAGATCGATCCGAGAAGTATTGTAGTATACAATCTGATTGGACAGCAAATGCAGACCACAGTATCTCATTCCGATACCTACCATGCAAAAATCAGTTTACTTGGAAAAACTCCGGGAGTTTACTTTGTTCGATTTTCTTATGGCGATTCGTTTGTTACCCGAAAAATCTCATTTGTTCCGTGGTAA
- a CDS encoding heme-binding domain-containing protein gives MKKSLSIFTLVILVLGLVALSAKKPAKTNSSMPDDVKAVIDNSCYGCHNSESRNEDGKKALQFDTFEELTTIKKIHAYKEIEEVLDESEMPPKKFLERFPDKALNEDDKKLLMDWSKKEAEALVKGM, from the coding sequence ATGAAAAAGTCTTTATCAATCTTTACGCTGGTAATTCTGGTATTGGGTTTGGTTGCTCTTAGTGCCAAAAAACCTGCAAAAACAAATTCTTCTATGCCCGATGATGTAAAAGCGGTTATCGATAATTCATGTTATGGTTGCCATAACTCAGAATCGAGAAACGAAGACGGTAAAAAAGCACTTCAGTTTGACACATTCGAAGAACTTACCACAATCAAAAAAATTCATGCCTACAAAGAAATTGAAGAAGTACTTGATGAAAGTGAAATGCCTCCGAAGAAATTTTTAGAGCGATTTCCGGATAAAGCCTTAAACGAGGATGATAAAAAATTGTTAATGGACTGGTCGAAAAAAGAAGCAGAAGCCTTAGTTAAAGGAATGTAA
- a CDS encoding heme-binding domain-containing protein: MRRFLRFVLITLLLAFIVIQFFQPEKNSSGISSNHIYNQVEVPENIQTMLTNACMDCHSNNTNYLWYHRISPVSWMVDDHVKHGKQELNFSEWATMDIFEKITILEEICQETERKSMPLKSYRVMHPKSKLTDEQIAQLCDWTTKLAEELLKNAAGE, translated from the coding sequence ATGCGTCGATTTTTACGATTTGTGTTAATAACATTGCTGCTTGCTTTTATTGTTATCCAGTTTTTCCAACCGGAAAAAAATAGCAGTGGAATAAGCAGCAATCATATTTATAATCAGGTTGAGGTACCTGAAAATATCCAAACCATGCTAACGAATGCATGCATGGATTGCCACTCAAACAATACCAATTATTTGTGGTACCACCGTATTTCTCCTGTTTCGTGGATGGTTGACGACCATGTTAAACACGGGAAACAGGAACTGAATTTTTCGGAATGGGCAACAATGGATATTTTTGAGAAAATAACTATTCTTGAAGAAATTTGCCAGGAAACCGAGCGAAAATCAATGCCACTGAAATCATACCGGGTTATGCACCCAAAGTCAAAATTAACTGACGAACAGATTGCCCAGCTGTGCGACTGGACCACAAAACTTGCCGAAGAATTACTTAAAAATGCTGCCGGCGAATAG
- a CDS encoding threonyl-tRNA synthetase editing domain-containing protein, translating into MKVLVMYVDEFSYKPAQKNLNEVSDISEGATFSDSILAFIQVEESDEEKDVKSREKKLVNHLKWTARKNNCKSVILHSFAHLSESKASVGFTKALFDQAEVRLQNADFVTAQTPFGYFLDLEIKAPGFSLARIWATL; encoded by the coding sequence ATGAAAGTTTTGGTGATGTATGTGGATGAATTTTCATACAAACCTGCACAGAAAAATTTAAATGAAGTAAGCGACATTTCTGAGGGTGCTACATTTTCTGATTCGATTCTGGCGTTTATTCAGGTAGAAGAAAGCGACGAAGAAAAAGATGTGAAAAGTCGAGAAAAAAAACTGGTCAACCATTTAAAATGGACGGCCCGAAAAAACAATTGCAAAAGTGTAATCCTGCATTCGTTTGCGCACCTTTCTGAGTCAAAAGCATCGGTTGGTTTTACCAAAGCATTATTTGATCAGGCAGAAGTGAGGCTGCAGAATGCCGATTTCGTTACGGCTCAAACTCCGTTTGGTTATTTCCTTGATCTTGAAATTAAAGCTCCGGGATTTTCTCTGGCACGTATTTGGGCAACGCTTTAA
- a CDS encoding DEAD/DEAH box helicase, producing MKFEDYSISNTIKTNLAKNGFRRPTDIQFKAIPPVLRGEDVLAIAQTGTGKTAAFAIPVIHNIQQAKLNHQVQGISCLIMAPTHELAKQINEVFVSISKNTGVKTTVIIGGVDQDPQIDRLKSGTDVLVATPGRLFDLVSQGHLKLHGVKTLILDEADHMLDLGFINDINDLIRFLPSKRQTLFFSATINKKIKKLAYSLVNKPIRIQISPKNPVAKTIEHQVAFIEMDDKRAFLERLVDENPGAKILAFVRTKVRAERVKKAMARVEIESDTIHSDKDQAERDNTMKRFKAGELKLLIATDVSARGIDIPNVDFVVNYDLPEVAENYVHRVGRTGRGNQKGKAVSFCSTEEREILDEIESFLGKDILRLDIEKSDYVDTLEFTKDTDYNWQKLMRDNERELKAEKKKKKK from the coding sequence ATGAAATTCGAGGATTATTCCATATCCAACACCATAAAAACCAACCTTGCAAAAAACGGATTCCGTCGTCCTACCGACATTCAGTTTAAGGCTATTCCACCCGTGTTACGTGGCGAAGATGTTTTGGCTATTGCACAAACCGGTACCGGAAAAACCGCGGCTTTTGCTATTCCGGTAATTCACAACATTCAGCAAGCCAAGCTGAATCACCAAGTTCAGGGAATAAGCTGTCTTATTATGGCTCCAACGCACGAACTGGCGAAACAGATCAACGAAGTGTTTGTCTCCATTTCAAAAAATACCGGTGTAAAAACTACCGTAATTATTGGTGGTGTTGATCAGGATCCTCAAATCGACCGATTAAAAAGCGGAACCGATGTTTTGGTTGCCACTCCCGGTCGTTTATTCGATTTGGTTAGCCAGGGACACCTGAAGCTTCATGGTGTGAAAACGCTGATATTGGACGAAGCAGATCATATGCTCGATCTTGGTTTTATCAACGATATAAACGATTTAATTCGTTTTCTTCCTTCAAAACGACAAACTTTGTTTTTTTCGGCCACTATCAATAAAAAGATTAAAAAGCTGGCTTATTCATTGGTTAACAAGCCTATCCGCATACAAATTTCGCCTAAAAATCCGGTAGCAAAAACCATTGAGCACCAGGTTGCTTTTATCGAAATGGATGACAAAAGAGCATTTCTTGAACGTTTGGTTGACGAGAATCCGGGAGCAAAAATTCTGGCTTTCGTGCGTACAAAAGTACGAGCCGAGCGCGTGAAAAAAGCAATGGCTCGTGTTGAAATTGAAAGCGATACCATTCACAGCGATAAGGATCAGGCAGAACGCGACAATACAATGAAGCGTTTTAAAGCAGGGGAACTTAAACTCCTGATTGCCACCGATGTAAGTGCCCGCGGAATTGATATTCCGAACGTTGACTTCGTTGTAAACTACGATCTGCCCGAAGTTGCCGAAAACTACGTACACCGTGTAGGACGAACCGGTCGGGGAAACCAAAAAGGAAAAGCGGTTTCGTTCTGCAGCACCGAAGAACGTGAGATTCTTGACGAAATTGAAAGCTTTTTAGGAAAAGATATTTTACGTTTGGATATCGAAAAAAGCGATTACGTTGATACACTTGAATTTACAAAAGACACCGATTACAACTGGCAAAAGCTTATGCGCGATAATGAACGGGAACTAAAAGCGGAGAAAAAAAAGAAAAAGAAATAA